The Pseudomonas sp. Marseille-Q3773 DNA window ACGAACGCGTGGTGTGCCTGTTCGATACCGAACGCGGGCCGATGGCCGTGGTGCTGGTAGGTGCGATGATCGTCGCCTCGATCGAGACCGTGTGGGCCGGGCTGGTGACGCCGCCCAAGCGCGAGCTGAAGACCTTCCGTTACGACGAAGCCAGCCGCGCGCCGATTCACCTGGAAAAAGGGGCCGAGCTGGGCCGCTTCAAGCTGGGCTCGACCGCTATCGTGCTGTTCGGGCCAGAGCAGGTGAAATGGGCCGAGACGCTGGGTGCTGGCTCTGCGGTACGCATGGGGCAACAGTTGGCGATGCCTGTGCAGGCTTGACTGCCAGATGTATCGCTGGGGCCGCTTTGCGGCCCATCGCGACACAAGGCCGCTCCCACAGGAGGTAGGCGATTACCTACGGGAGCGGCCTTGTGTCGCGAAAGGGCTGCGAAGCAGCCCCGAATTTGCAGATCAGCCGCGCGCGTCGCGGTCACGCACACCCAGCAGGTACAACACCCCATCAAGCCCCAGGGTGGAAATCGCCTGCTTGGCCGACTGGCGTACCAGCGGCTTGGCGCGGAACGCCACGCCTAGGCCAGCCAGTGACAGCATCGGCAGATCGTTGGCACCATCACCCACGGCAATGGTCTGCTCCAGCTCCAAGCCTTCTTCGCTGGCCAGCTTCTGCAGTAGCTCGGCCTTGCGCTGAGCATCAACGATGGGTTCCACGGCCACGCCGGTCACCTTGCCATCGACCACTTCCAGCTCGTTGGCGAACACGTAATCGATACCCAGGCGCGCCTGTACCTGGCGCGCAAAATAAGTGAAGCCACCGGACAGGATCGCGGTCTTGTAGCCCAGGCGCTTGAGCTCGGCGAACAGGTTCTCGGCCCCCTCGGTCAGGCGCAGCGAAGCACCGATTTCGTCCAGCACCCCGACATCCAGCCCTTTGAGCAGCGCCATGCGTTCCTTGAAGCTGGCGCGGAAGTCCAGCTCGCCGCGCATCGCGCGCTCGGTGATTGCCGCCACCTGTTCGCCCACACCGGCGGCCTTGGCCAGTTCATCGATGACTTCGGCTTCGATCAGCGTCGAGTCCATGTCGAACACCGCCAGGCGACGGTTGCGGCGGAACAGGTCGTCCTTCTGGAAAGCGATATCAATGTTCAGTTCCTCGGCCAGGGCGAAGAAATCGGCACGCAGGGCCTGGCCATCGCTCGGCACACCACGCACGGATATCTCGATGGCCGCCTTGCCTTTGCCGGTCTGGGCATCCAGCGCGACACGGGCCGACAGGCGCTCGATACGCTCGATGGTCAGGCCATACTGGCTGATTACCGCACTCACCCGCTGCAGTTGCTCGGGGGTGATCTTGCGGCTGAGCAGGGTGACGATGTGGCGCGCCTCACCCTGGCCGTCGGCCCAGTGCTGGTAGTCGGCCTCGGAAATCGGCGTGTAGCGGGCCTGCAGGTTCAGCTCGTGGGCCTTGGCCTGCACGCTTTGCAGCAAGGCAGTCGCCACTTCGTTGTCCGGAATGTCGACCAGGATGCCGAACGACAGGGTGCCGTGCATGACGGCCAGGCCAATGTCGAGGATACTCACACCGCCCTGCAGCAGGACGCCGGTGATGGCCGCAGTGAGACCGGGACGGTCCTCACCGGTGATGTTTATCAGGACGATTTCGCGCACAACCTGGCTCCGACTTCGATGAAAAATGCGCATTCTACCGATTTTCCGTGACCATCGGGCGCCGGCGATACTTTGCCGACAAAACCCGGCTCGCTATACTCCCCACACTTTCATGCCATTAAGAGCCGAGCTCAGTGAACCGGCCCACGCCCGTCAAACCAGACAACTTCTTCCTGATGATCTATCGCGCCCTGAGTCAACGTCGCGTGCCGCTGGCACTGCGCATCGCCTGCACCAACATTTTCCTGGTGGCGCTGGCGCTGGTGATCTACGCCTGCGTGATGGGCCTGCAATTCAAGCAGGCCATGCACGAGCAGGCCGATGCCCTGGGCCAGAGCCTGACCACCCAGACCGCCACCTCGGCGACCGAACTGCTGGTGGCCAACGATATCCTCAGCCTCAACGTGCTGCTGGGTAACCTGGTGAAGAACCCGCTGGTAGCCCATGCCGCCATCTATAGCGTGGACAACCGCATTCTCGCCGAAGCCGGCCAGCGCCCGCGCAACAGCCTGCTGGGCGAGGCCGAAGGCCTGTACCAGACCAAGATCACCTTCCAGGACGTGACTGCCGGGCAACTACGCATCAGCCTGGACATGAGCCAATTCCAGCAGCCGATGCTGATCAGCTTGCAGAGCATGGGCATCCTCGCCGGCATCCTGCTGGTGCTGGCCCTGACCCTGAGCCTGCGCCAGGGCCGCTTCATCACCTTGCCGCTGCTGCAGTTGCGGGTATGGCTGCGCGACCCGCAGCCCCATACCCCGGCTACCGACCGTCAGGACGAGATCGGCGATATAGCCCGCCAGCTGCATGCACGCCTGGCGCCGCCGCCACCACCGGAGCCGGAGCTGGAGGAAGAGGACGACGAGCATTTCCACGACGTGCAGGACGCCCCTCTCGCCGCGAAAGCCGCACCACGCGTGAAGGTTGCTGCCCAGGCCGATGAAGATGACGACGAGGCCTTTGCCGGCCTGCTGGACGACGACAACACCCCCAAGGCTACCGTGGTCGAGTCCGACGAGCCGCAATTCACCGCCGTGCTTGCCGTACAGCTGGGTTCCCAGGAACAGTTGCGTCGCCTGCCGCGCACGCGCCTGACCGAGCTGACCGAGCGCTACCGCGACTGCCTGGAGCACGCGGCCTCGCTCTACGACGGCGAAACCCACACCCTCAACGACGGTAGCACCCTGGTGCTGTTCCACAGCCGCGACTGCGGCGAGGACTACCTGACCAACGCCATCTGCTGCGGCGAGCTGCTGCGTGCCCTGGGCCATGCCCTGCAGATCGAAGTGGCGGACAGCGGCATCACCCTGCAGCTGCAACTGGGCCTGGCCTTGGGTAACGACCTGCAAGGCCTGGAACTGGTAGACCTGCTGATGACCGAGAAGGCCCAGGACGCGCTGGCGCTGTCGCAACACAGCCGCAACCTGTTGCTGGTGGAGCGGCAGATCAGCGACGACACCCTGATTCGCCAGCGCGCCCGCATTCGCCCGATTGCCAGCCCGGAAGGCGCCTGCTGTGTGGAGCGGCTGATGGAGCCTTATCCGTCGATGCTGGAGCGGCAACTGGCGCGGATGCACGAACGCCGGGCCTGATACCGGCCCCTGTGGGAGCGGGCGTGCCCGCGAATCAGGCACCGCGGTGTGTGGCACCGGCTGCGCCGGTGTTCGCGGGCATGCCCGCTCCCACAGGTCCCTGTAACATCGATGGGGCATGGTTTTACAGCAGATACGAAAAAGCCCGCATGGTTGCGGGCTTTTCGTATCTGGCAGTTCGATCAGAACCGGTAGACTTCCATATCGGTACGAATCGGAGCAGCCATCGGAATCTTGGATTTCTCCGGAGCCTTTTTCACCTGTACCGGCGCAGCTGGCTTCTTGGGCGTTTCTTCGGCAATCGCAGGCTGGTTGGCCAGCGGTTTCACTGCAGTGCTCAGCTGTTCGGCCAGCTTCTGCAGCAATTGGCCCTGGGCCTGCACCTGCGATGCCTCGCTGCCCTCGTGCTGTTGCTCAAGGTGAACGATGCGGTTGTCGCGCACATGGCCACGGCGGTCCAGCAGGCGCCACTGGGCATCCAGGATGGCCGGCTGGTCCTTGCCCGAATCCAGGCGAGTGATCGATAGCAGCACTTGTACATCCGGGGTGAAGCCGGCAGTCGCCGGCGCCAGCACCACACGCTGGCTATCCAGGCGCCAGGCAAGCTGGCGCACCAGCAGCTGGTCGATATCCGCCGAAAGGCTACCAGCCCAACGACCGTCGGTCGCGGAGCTCAAGCTGCCATCGGCCTGACGCTGCAGGAATGTCTCGCGTTGCAGGTAATCGGCTACCGATACCGGGCCGAGTACCACGGCCATGCCTGCACTCTGCGAAGGCTGGCCAGGATCACCACTGTCGAGCTGGTACAGGGCAACCGGCTGGTGCATGGTGCACCCGCCTAGGCCCAGCAGGCCAGTCATCAACAGCGCAAATGGAAGGCGCAGAAGTTTCATCATCCCATCCAGGCGGTCGCCAACAGGCCAACCGCAGTGATACACGTAGATTCAAACGGGCACACGGCCACGCCGGCACCGCAAGGGCCATATCATCCGCGAAATAACCGTCCGACTCCAGCATTTCTGCCCGGAACGGCGCTGAAATTGCCGTTCCAGACATTTCAACCGGTTATGCCGGCACTTCCACCTGCAATCCGTCGACTCGCTGGAACCCGCGCGGCAGCTTGCTGCCACGCCGTCCACGCTCGCCCTTGTAATGCTCCAGATCGTCCGCTTTCAGGGATAGGGTACGCTTGCCGGCTTGCAATACAAGTGTCGCACCCTCGCCAATCACGGCAATATCGGTAACAAATTCTTCACGGCTGGCTACCCGATCACCGGGTATACCGATGATCTTGTTGCCCTTGCCTTTACCCAGCTGGGGTAGATCACTGACCTTGAATACCAGCAGACGGCCTTCGGTGGTCACCGCCGCCAGCCAATCCTGTTCGCGGTTGGCCACCGGACGTGGGGTCATGACCTTGGCGCCGTTGGGCAGGCTGAGCAACCCCTTGCCGGCCTTGTTCTTGGCTTGCAGGTCTTCACCCTTGACCACGAAGCCGTAGCCGGCATCCGAAGCTACCACGTACAGCGCCTCGTCATCAGGCAGCAGCACGCATTCAAACGTGGCCCCCGGCGGTGGCGTCAGGCGCCCGGTCAGCGGCTCACCCTGGCCACGCGCCGACGGCAGGCTGTGGGCGGCCAGCGAATAGCTGCGGCCAGTGGAGTCGATCAGCACGGCGAACTGGTTGGAGCGCCCGATGGCTGCTGCCTTGAAGCCATCGCCCGCCTTGTACGACAGGCCGGTGGCGTCGATGTCGTGGCCCTTGGCGCAGCGTACCCAGCCCTTTTCCGACAGCACCACGGTGACCGGCTCGGTCGGCATCAGCTCGTTTTCCGACAGGGCCTTGGCTTCGGCGCGCTCGACGATCGGCGAGCGGCGGTCGTCGCCATAGGTTTCGGCATCCTTGATCAACTCGCTGCGGACCAGCTTGCGCAGCTTGGCGTCGCTACCCAGCAGCGCCAGCAGTTTGGCCTGCTCCTTCAGCAGTTCGTCCTGCTCGCCTCGGATCTTCATCTCTTCCAGACGCGCCAGCTGCCGCAGGCGAGTCTCGAGGATGTAGTCAGCCTGGATCTCGGTCAGGTCGAAACGGGCGATCAAGGCCTGCTTGGGCTGGTCCTCGGTACGGATGATGTGGATCACTTCATCCAGGTTGAGGAACGCGGTCAGCAAACCTTCCAAGAGGTGCAGGCGCTTCTCGACCTTGTCCAGACGGTGCTGCAGACGGCGACGAACGGTAGCGGTGCGGAACTCCAGCCATTCCAGCAGCAGCGCTCGCAGGTTCTTCAGCTGCGGCCGGCCGTCCAGGCCGATGATGTTGACGTTGACCCGGTAGGTACTCTCCAGGTCGGTGGTGGCGAACAGGTGCTGCATCAGTTCGTCGACGTCGACGCGGTTGGAGCGCGGGATGATGACGATGCGGCACGGGTTCTCATGGTCCGACTCGTCGCGCAGGTCGGCGACCATCGGCAGCTTCTTGGCCTGCATCTGCGCAGCGATCTGCTCCAGCACCTTGGCCCCGGAAACCTGGTGCGGCAGTGCGGTGACGACGATATCGCCGTCTTCCACGCGGTACACCGCACGCATGCGGATCGAGCCGCGGCCGCTTTCGTACATCTTGAGGATTTCTGCCCGCGGCGTGACGATCTCGGCCTCGGTCGGGTAGTCCGGCCCCTGGATGTGCTCGCACAGCTGTTCGATGCTGGCCTTGGGCTCGTCAAGCAGGCGCACACAGGCCGTAGCCACTTCCCGCAGGTTGTGCGGCGGTACGTCGGTGGCCATGCCCACGGCAATACCGGTGGTGCCATTGAGCAGGATGTTCGGCAGGCGCGCCGGCAGCACGGCCGGCTCCTGCAAGGTACCGTCGAAGTTCGGCACCCAGTCCACGGTGCCCTGGCCGACTTCGCTGAGCAGCACTTCGGCATAGCGCGACAGCCGCGCTTCGGTGTAGCGCATGGCGGCGAACGACTTCGGATCGTCCGGCGCACCCCAGTTGCCCTGGCCGTCGACCAGGGTGTAGCGGTAGCTGAACGGCTGCGCCATCAGCACCATGGCCTCGTAGCAGGCCGAGTCGCCGTGGGGGTGGAACTTGCCGAGCACGTCACCGACAGTACGCGCCGATTTCTTGTGCTTGGCGTCGGCATCGAGCCCCAACTCGCTCATGGCATAGACGATGCGTCGTTGCACCGGCTTCAGGCCATCGCCGATGTGCGGCAGGGCGCGGTCCATGATCACGTACATGGAATAGTTGAGGTAGGCCTGTTCGGTGAAGTCAGCCAGCGAGCGGCGTTCGACGCCGTCCAGGCTGAGTTCCAGTGAGTCGCTCATGCGGGCCTCGTCATTTCAGGTTCTGGCGCAGCAGCATGGTGCCGCCGCGCTGGGTAAATTCAAGTTGTTTCAGGGCACTCATGCCCAGCAATACGGTTTGCCCGTCCAGGCCCGGCACCACAATTGCGCGCACGTCCTGCAGGCGGATGTCACCCAGCTGCAGGCTGGCCAGGCGCGTCCGGTAGCCTTCGGTGCGGCCGTTGGCGGTACTGAGCGGCACCGGGCTACCACGTTCCAGGCCCAGCTCGCGGCCGAGCGCCTCGGGGATAGCCACGTCGGTGGCGCCGGTATCGAGCATGAAGTGCACGACCTGGCCGTTGATCGCGCCATCCATCACGAAGTGGCCCTGGCCATTACCGAGCAGGCGCACTTCGATAAAGCCTTCGCCATGCGACGACTGCACCTGGGCATTGGGGTTGCGCTGACGGTCCTCCCATTGACCGAAGAAGCGCGTGGCAAGGAACAGCGCCGCCGCCCAGGCGACGAACATCAGTACCTTGCCAGCCCGCCTGCCCGGTGCCTGGCTCATGGCTTGGCGCTCCAGCCGCCTTGCGGCGCGTCGAAACGCCAGACGATCGGCCGTGTCTCGCCATCGGCACGCGCGCCGTTGTTGTTATCCACGCCGATCCAGGCGCCCTCGGCATCGATCACCAGGGCTTCGGCCAGACCATACGGCTGTTGATAGCGACGCGACTCGGTCAGGGCGTCGGCAGCGAACGACCAGCAGCGTTCGACCGCACCGCTGTCGGCATCACGCCGGCAAACCCGGTAGGCGTTGCGCTCGAGGGTGAACAGCTTGCCCTCGAACCAGGCCAGGTCGGCAAAGTCGCGCGACTGGGCCCGGGCATCGGGCATTTGCGCCGGTTGCATCTCGACCCCGGCTTCGCTGAGCAGGACACAGCTGCGGCCACAGGCCCACACCGACTGCTGGCGCTCGATCGCCACCAGCCCACGGCGCTCGCGCTCGGCAGCCAGCCACAGGCGGTCGCCCGCCGGGTTGATGGCCAGGCCTTCGAACAAGGCATTGAAGTTCAACAGCATGCCGCTGGCCCGGGCCTGACGCACCATGGCCGGGTCGATCTTCAACCAGCCCGCCTGGCCATCCGGTGGCAGTTGCAGTACGCCGGCATTAGCCTCGCTGACCAGGTACAGGTTGCCGGCCTGGTCGCAGGTGATGCCTTCCCAGTCCAGTTCGCCCCCGCGGATATACGACGCCGCCCAGTTGCGCGACTTCAGGCCCCACGGCAGGCCGCTGTCCGGCGCCGGCGGCGGGGTGAAGATGAGCGGCTGCGCGCGCCAGGCCGGGTCCTGCCGGTCGAAGCGGTAGATGCGGTCGTCGTCGCGGTCGGACACGCCCCATAACCCGCCCCGGCATTCCACCAGGCCAGACAGGTTGCCCCCGCGCATGCCGTCGATCGGGTATTCGGCCCTCAACTTCAGCTCTGGCCAGTCGCCCGCCAGGCTTGGCAGGGCAACCAGCATCAGGCAGGTAGCCAGAAGCCGCCGAATCAAACCATGACCTCGGCCAGGTTGCCCTTGGTTTCCAGCCAGCTCTTGCGATCGCCCGCGCGCTTCTTGGCCAGCAGCTTGTCCATCAGCTCGCAGGTGGCCTGTACATCGTCCAAGGTCAGTTGCACCAGGCGCCGGGTATTCGGGTCCATGGTGGTTTCACGCAGCTGGGGCGGGTTCATCTCGCCCAGGCCCTTGAAGCGGGTGACCTGCGGCTTGCCGCGCTTCTTCTCGGCCACCAGGCGGTCGAGGATGCCATCGCGCTCGGCTTCGTCGAGGGCGTAGTAGATTTCCTTGCCCAGGTCGATGCGGTACAGCGGCGGCATGGCCACGTACACATGCCCAGCCTCGACCAGGGCGCGGAAATGCTGGACGAACAGCGCGCAGAGCAGCGTGGCGATATGCAGGCCGTCGGAGTCGGCGTCGGCGAGAATGCAGATCTTGCCGTAGCGCAGTTGCGCCAGGTCGCTGGCCCCCGGGTCAACGCCGATGGCCACGGCGATGTTATGCACTTCCTGGCTGGCCAGCACTTCACCGCCGTCGACTTCCCAGGTGTTGAGGATCTTGCCGCGCAGCGGCAGGATCGCCTGGAATTCCTTGTCGCGCGCCTGCTTGGCCGAACCACCGGCCGAGTCACCTTCGACCAGGAACAGCTCGGCGCGCATCGGGTCCTGACCGGCGCAGTCGGCCAGTTTGCCGGGTAGCGCCGGCCCCTGGGTGATGCGCTTGCGCTCCACCTTCTTGCTGGCCTTGAGGCGGCGCCCGGCGTTGCTGATCGCCAGCTCCGCCAGTTGCATGCCCAGTTCGGGATGGGCGTTCAGCCACAGGCTGAAGGCGTCCTTGACCACGCCGGACACGAACGCCGCCGCCTCGCGCGAGGACAGGCGCTCTTTGGTCTGCCCGGAGAACTGCGGGTCCTGCATCTTCATCGACAGCACGAAGGTGATGCGTTCCCAGACGTCTTCCGGCGCCAGCTTCACACCGCGCGGCAGCAGGTTGCGGAATTCGCAGAACTCGCGCATGGCATCCAGCAGGCCCTGGCGCAGGCCGTTGACGTGGGTACCGCCCTGGGCGGTGGGGATCAGGTTGACATAGCTTTCCTGGATGCTGTCACCACCTTCAGGCAGCCACAGCAACGCCCAGTCGACGGCTTCCTTGTTACCCGCCAGGCTGCCGCAGAACGGCTCGTCGGGCAGGCGCTGGAACTCGTTGACCGAGTCGACCAGGTAGGAGCGCAGGCCATCCTCATAGTGCCACTCGACCTTTTCGCCGCTGGCCTTGTCCTCGAAACTGACCAGCAGGCCCGGGCACAACACGGCTTTGGCCTTGAGCACGTGCTTGAGGCGGCTGATGGAAAACTTCGGCGAATCGAAGTACTTGGGGTCGGGGCTGAAGTACACGCTGGTGCCGGTATTGCGCTTGCCGACCGAGCCGATCACTTCCAGCTCGCTGGCCTTGAAACCGTCGGCGAAGGTCATCTGGTATTCGTTGCCGTCACGTTTGACGCGCACGCGCACCTGGGTCGACAGGGCATTGACCACCGAGATGCCCACCCCGTGCAGACCACCGGAAAACTGGTAGTTCTTGTTGGAGAACTTGCCGCCGGCGTGCAGCTTGGTGAGGATCAGTTCCACCCCGGACACGCCTTCTTCCGGGTGGATGTCCACCGGCATGCCACGGCCGTCATCGCTGACTTCCAGCGAGTGGTCGGCATGGAGGATGACCTGCACCGAACGGGCGTGCCCGGCCAAGGCTTCGTCGACACTGTTGTCGATGACTTCCTGGGCCAGGTGGTTGGGGCGGCTGGTGTCGGTGTACATGCCCGGCCGCTTGCGGACCGGGTCAAGGCCCGAGAGGACTTCGATGGCGTCTGCGTTATAGGCGCTAGCGCTGGGATTGGCCATGGGGTCTCGTCGTCAGTCTGGTGAATGCAAGAAAGTCAAAATACAGAAAAATCGAGCGCCGCATACTGCCCGCGGGCAATGCCGGCGAAGGCCAGCAGTGCCGGCAGGCGCTCGGCGAAGCCCTGGAAACTGTGGTCACCGCCAGCCTGGATGCGCAGGGCACAGCCACGGTAATAGCGCTCGGCGTGACGATAGTCCAGGGTTTCATCGGCGGTCTGCAGCCACACTTGATAGCGGCTGGGGTCCACCGGGGCCGGTACTTCCAGCTCGGCCAGCGCCTGCACGTGGTCGTGGGTCAACTCCCAGGTTTCACCACTGTAGTGATTGCGCTGGGTGCCCAGGTACCCGTCGAAATGCTTGTGCGGCGTTACCGCCGGGTTGACCAGCAGGGCCTTGAGGCCATGGCGCTCGGCCAGATGGGTGGCATAGTAGCCGCCGAGCGAACTGCCTACCAGCAGTGGCGCACCCAGCTCGGCGATGGCCGCTTCAAGCTGGGCGATGGCCTGGCGCGGGTGGTGGTGCAGGGCGGGCACACGCAACTGCTCGGCCATGCCCAGCTGCTGCATGGCAGCTTCGAGCTGGCGTGCCTTGGTCGAAAGCGGCGAGCTGTTGAAGCCATGGATATAGAGGATGGAACCCGACATGCTGCCCCCGGTAATCTGTGGCTTGGCGCCTGATGATGCGGGCGCAGGGACGCGCAGTGTAGCGCGTTCGGCGGGTTTTGACGCAGTGTCACGGGGTTCGCAACAATTTTGCCAACCCCGCCTGGCTGACACGGCTCAGTACCCAGGGCTGTCGAAGTCGAGCTTCACCTCGAAGTCCAACGCCCGCTCCACGCCGGTCTCCAGCCGCCCGTCGGCGTACAGGCGCAACCAACGGTAGCCAGGCTGTTCTTCACTGACCTTGAAGTCCTCGCTGCCTGCCGCGAACTGAATGCAGGTGGACGGCGTGGCCAGCAGGCGGCGCCCCGCGCGCATTTCATCCCATGGCTGGTGCACATGCCCCCAGAGCAACGCCCGTACCTGTGGATAAGCGTCGATGATAGCGAACAGCGCCTGCGCGTTGCGCAAGCCTATCGGCGCGATCCAGGCGCAGCCGATGTCCACCGGCTGATGGTGGAAACACACCAGGCAGTGCCGGTCGCCCGCCGACTCCAGAGCCGTTTTCAGCACCGCCAGCTGCTCATCCTGCAACCACCCGTGGGTCGCTCCAGGCACCGCTGTGTCGAGCATGACAATGCGCCACGCACCGATATCGGTCACCGCCTGCATCAATTCGGGGGCGACCTGCGCCATCACCCGCGCCTCGTCATGGTTGCCTGGCAACCAGCGAGTGGGCACGGCGAACGGCGCGGTGAGTTCGCGAAACGCTTCATACGAGGCCACGCTGGCATCCTGGGACAGATCGCCGGTACACAGCAGCAGGTCGACAGGTGTTTGCTCGCGGCGCACCTGGGCTACCACATGACGCAGGCTGTCACGGGTGTTGAGCCCCAGCATGCTGCCGGCCGGGTCAGCGAACAAGTGGGCATCGGTCAGTTGCACCACATGCACGGGGCGCGATTGGTCTGGCTGCGGCAACGGCCGTCTCCTCCAGCGGATTCAGCACGAATTATGGCTACACAACGGTTGCAAGCAAACAC harbors:
- the serB gene encoding phosphoserine phosphatase SerB; this translates as MREIVLINITGEDRPGLTAAITGVLLQGGVSILDIGLAVMHGTLSFGILVDIPDNEVATALLQSVQAKAHELNLQARYTPISEADYQHWADGQGEARHIVTLLSRKITPEQLQRVSAVISQYGLTIERIERLSARVALDAQTGKGKAAIEISVRGVPSDGQALRADFFALAEELNIDIAFQKDDLFRRNRRLAVFDMDSTLIEAEVIDELAKAAGVGEQVAAITERAMRGELDFRASFKERMALLKGLDVGVLDEIGASLRLTEGAENLFAELKRLGYKTAILSGGFTYFARQVQARLGIDYVFANELEVVDGKVTGVAVEPIVDAQRKAELLQKLASEEGLELEQTIAVGDGANDLPMLSLAGLGVAFRAKPLVRQSAKQAISTLGLDGVLYLLGVRDRDARG
- a CDS encoding AhpA/YtjB family protein — its product is MNRPTPVKPDNFFLMIYRALSQRRVPLALRIACTNIFLVALALVIYACVMGLQFKQAMHEQADALGQSLTTQTATSATELLVANDILSLNVLLGNLVKNPLVAHAAIYSVDNRILAEAGQRPRNSLLGEAEGLYQTKITFQDVTAGQLRISLDMSQFQQPMLISLQSMGILAGILLVLALTLSLRQGRFITLPLLQLRVWLRDPQPHTPATDRQDEIGDIARQLHARLAPPPPPEPELEEEDDEHFHDVQDAPLAAKAAPRVKVAAQADEDDDEAFAGLLDDDNTPKATVVESDEPQFTAVLAVQLGSQEQLRRLPRTRLTELTERYRDCLEHAASLYDGETHTLNDGSTLVLFHSRDCGEDYLTNAICCGELLRALGHALQIEVADSGITLQLQLGLALGNDLQGLELVDLLMTEKAQDALALSQHSRNLLLVERQISDDTLIRQRARIRPIASPEGACCVERLMEPYPSMLERQLARMHERRA
- a CDS encoding ABC-type transport auxiliary lipoprotein family protein, which codes for MKLLRLPFALLMTGLLGLGGCTMHQPVALYQLDSGDPGQPSQSAGMAVVLGPVSVADYLQRETFLQRQADGSLSSATDGRWAGSLSADIDQLLVRQLAWRLDSQRVVLAPATAGFTPDVQVLLSITRLDSGKDQPAILDAQWRLLDRRGHVRDNRIVHLEQQHEGSEASQVQAQGQLLQKLAEQLSTAVKPLANQPAIAEETPKKPAAPVQVKKAPEKSKIPMAAPIRTDMEVYRF
- the parC gene encoding DNA topoisomerase IV subunit A, whose amino-acid sequence is MSDSLELSLDGVERRSLADFTEQAYLNYSMYVIMDRALPHIGDGLKPVQRRIVYAMSELGLDADAKHKKSARTVGDVLGKFHPHGDSACYEAMVLMAQPFSYRYTLVDGQGNWGAPDDPKSFAAMRYTEARLSRYAEVLLSEVGQGTVDWVPNFDGTLQEPAVLPARLPNILLNGTTGIAVGMATDVPPHNLREVATACVRLLDEPKASIEQLCEHIQGPDYPTEAEIVTPRAEILKMYESGRGSIRMRAVYRVEDGDIVVTALPHQVSGAKVLEQIAAQMQAKKLPMVADLRDESDHENPCRIVIIPRSNRVDVDELMQHLFATTDLESTYRVNVNIIGLDGRPQLKNLRALLLEWLEFRTATVRRRLQHRLDKVEKRLHLLEGLLTAFLNLDEVIHIIRTEDQPKQALIARFDLTEIQADYILETRLRQLARLEEMKIRGEQDELLKEQAKLLALLGSDAKLRKLVRSELIKDAETYGDDRRSPIVERAEAKALSENELMPTEPVTVVLSEKGWVRCAKGHDIDATGLSYKAGDGFKAAAIGRSNQFAVLIDSTGRSYSLAAHSLPSARGQGEPLTGRLTPPPGATFECVLLPDDEALYVVASDAGYGFVVKGEDLQAKNKAGKGLLSLPNGAKVMTPRPVANREQDWLAAVTTEGRLLVFKVSDLPQLGKGKGNKIIGIPGDRVASREEFVTDIAVIGEGATLVLQAGKRTLSLKADDLEHYKGERGRRGSKLPRGFQRVDGLQVEVPA
- a CDS encoding TIGR02281 family clan AA aspartic protease, with amino-acid sequence MSQAPGRRAGKVLMFVAWAAALFLATRFFGQWEDRQRNPNAQVQSSHGEGFIEVRLLGNGQGHFVMDGAINGQVVHFMLDTGATDVAIPEALGRELGLERGSPVPLSTANGRTEGYRTRLASLQLGDIRLQDVRAIVVPGLDGQTVLLGMSALKQLEFTQRGGTMLLRQNLK
- a CDS encoding esterase-like activity of phytase family protein, translating into MIRRLLATCLMLVALPSLAGDWPELKLRAEYPIDGMRGGNLSGLVECRGGLWGVSDRDDDRIYRFDRQDPAWRAQPLIFTPPPAPDSGLPWGLKSRNWAASYIRGGELDWEGITCDQAGNLYLVSEANAGVLQLPPDGQAGWLKIDPAMVRQARASGMLLNFNALFEGLAINPAGDRLWLAAERERRGLVAIERQQSVWACGRSCVLLSEAGVEMQPAQMPDARAQSRDFADLAWFEGKLFTLERNAYRVCRRDADSGAVERCWSFAADALTESRRYQQPYGLAEALVIDAEGAWIGVDNNNGARADGETRPIVWRFDAPQGGWSAKP
- the parE gene encoding DNA topoisomerase IV subunit B, with protein sequence MANPSASAYNADAIEVLSGLDPVRKRPGMYTDTSRPNHLAQEVIDNSVDEALAGHARSVQVILHADHSLEVSDDGRGMPVDIHPEEGVSGVELILTKLHAGGKFSNKNYQFSGGLHGVGISVVNALSTQVRVRVKRDGNEYQMTFADGFKASELEVIGSVGKRNTGTSVYFSPDPKYFDSPKFSISRLKHVLKAKAVLCPGLLVSFEDKASGEKVEWHYEDGLRSYLVDSVNEFQRLPDEPFCGSLAGNKEAVDWALLWLPEGGDSIQESYVNLIPTAQGGTHVNGLRQGLLDAMREFCEFRNLLPRGVKLAPEDVWERITFVLSMKMQDPQFSGQTKERLSSREAAAFVSGVVKDAFSLWLNAHPELGMQLAELAISNAGRRLKASKKVERKRITQGPALPGKLADCAGQDPMRAELFLVEGDSAGGSAKQARDKEFQAILPLRGKILNTWEVDGGEVLASQEVHNIAVAIGVDPGASDLAQLRYGKICILADADSDGLHIATLLCALFVQHFRALVEAGHVYVAMPPLYRIDLGKEIYYALDEAERDGILDRLVAEKKRGKPQVTRFKGLGEMNPPQLRETTMDPNTRRLVQLTLDDVQATCELMDKLLAKKRAGDRKSWLETKGNLAEVMV
- a CDS encoding YqiA/YcfP family alpha/beta fold hydrolase is translated as MSGSILYIHGFNSSPLSTKARQLEAAMQQLGMAEQLRVPALHHHPRQAIAQLEAAIAELGAPLLVGSSLGGYYATHLAERHGLKALLVNPAVTPHKHFDGYLGTQRNHYSGETWELTHDHVQALAELEVPAPVDPSRYQVWLQTADETLDYRHAERYYRGCALRIQAGGDHSFQGFAERLPALLAFAGIARGQYAALDFSVF
- the cpdA gene encoding 3',5'-cyclic-AMP phosphodiesterase, with translation MPQPDQSRPVHVVQLTDAHLFADPAGSMLGLNTRDSLRHVVAQVRREQTPVDLLLCTGDLSQDASVASYEAFRELTAPFAVPTRWLPGNHDEARVMAQVAPELMQAVTDIGAWRIVMLDTAVPGATHGWLQDEQLAVLKTALESAGDRHCLVCFHHQPVDIGCAWIAPIGLRNAQALFAIIDAYPQVRALLWGHVHQPWDEMRAGRRLLATPSTCIQFAAGSEDFKVSEEQPGYRWLRLYADGRLETGVERALDFEVKLDFDSPGY